A single region of the Streptomyces sp. NBC_01262 genome encodes:
- a CDS encoding PhzF family phenazine biosynthesis protein: MTERPDTHARAIPVALDVVRVFCGPDGDHGQDLGVVRDGSAVRRPADRQALAADLGQGQTVFVDDPERGEIDPYAAGGPQPYAGHALVGAAWLLDVDVLVTAAGEVFARNDGEFAWVTVRAEWARQGTLRQCASPEEVDALAAPPAEEGPVYAWAWADETSGRIRARSFDAGAEAEASGAPAVLLTHELDRALNISQGRGSQILTAPGRDGEIELGGRVRLERAAAPRPIPMPRRVAMPQRWAEALYPVSRKSIL; this comes from the coding sequence GTGACCGAACGACCTGACACCCACGCCCGCGCGATACCCGTCGCCCTCGACGTGGTGCGCGTGTTCTGCGGGCCCGACGGCGACCACGGGCAGGACCTGGGCGTGGTCCGCGACGGCTCGGCCGTGCGGCGGCCCGCCGACCGGCAGGCCCTGGCGGCGGACCTCGGGCAGGGCCAGACCGTGTTCGTGGACGACCCCGAGCGCGGCGAGATCGATCCGTACGCCGCCGGGGGGCCGCAGCCCTACGCCGGGCACGCGCTGGTCGGCGCGGCGTGGCTGCTCGACGTCGATGTGCTCGTCACCGCGGCCGGCGAGGTGTTCGCGCGCAACGACGGGGAGTTCGCCTGGGTCACCGTACGGGCCGAGTGGGCGCGCCAGGGCACCCTGCGGCAGTGCGCCTCGCCGGAGGAGGTGGACGCGCTCGCCGCGCCGCCCGCCGAGGAGGGGCCGGTCTACGCGTGGGCGTGGGCGGACGAGACCTCGGGCCGGATCAGGGCCCGGTCGTTCGACGCCGGGGCGGAGGCGGAGGCGTCGGGGGCACCGGCGGTGCTGCTGACGCATGAGCTGGACCGCGCGCTCAACATCAGCCAGGGCCGCGGCTCCCAGATCCTGACGGCGCCCGGGCGCGACGGCGAGATCGAGCTCGGCGGCCGGGTCCGGCTGGAGCGGGCCGCCGCGCCCAGGCCTATACCGATGCCCAGGCGGGTGGCGATGCCCCAGCGCTGGGCGGAAGCCCTGTATCCCGTGTCCCGGAAGAGCATCCTCTGA
- a CDS encoding protein phosphatase gives MTVTEGWDPDAPGVLRLPSGRLVRGRALRRPLPPGPVPTYALHLLGRQPPEVPWPAGWLRWPDFRLPADPARARELFGEAWARAADPAERVEFACGGGRGRTGTALACVAVLDGVPAGEAVDFVRRYYDRRAVETPWQRRFVHAFGGTR, from the coding sequence ATGACCGTGACCGAAGGCTGGGATCCGGACGCCCCCGGGGTTCTGCGGCTGCCCTCCGGGCGCCTCGTCCGGGGCCGGGCCCTGCGCCGGCCGCTGCCGCCCGGGCCGGTGCCCACCTACGCCCTCCACTTGCTGGGCAGGCAGCCGCCCGAGGTCCCCTGGCCTGCCGGATGGCTGCGCTGGCCGGATTTCCGCCTCCCGGCCGACCCGGCGCGGGCCAGGGAACTGTTCGGGGAGGCGTGGGCCCGGGCCGCGGACCCGGCCGAGCGGGTCGAGTTCGCCTGCGGCGGCGGCCGGGGGCGTACGGGGACGGCTCTGGCCTGCGTCGCGGTGCTGGACGGGGTGCCGGCCGGGGAGGCGGTGGACTTCGTGCGGCGGTACTACGACCGCCGGGCCGTGGAGACCCCGTGGCAGCGGCGGTTCGTACACGCTTTCGGGGGCACGCGATAG
- a CDS encoding SRPBCC family protein: MTGQFEATVEIDRSIEEVFAFLADGTNDPRFSPRVQKIEKTTDGPTGVGTVFASTVKDAGMTTKREFRITSFEPSTAIRWTEVSKNIVTAGEGGYDLSATASGGTRVRIFNVLEGHGLGKLLVGFALSAARKDSDAFGQRIKAAVEAS; the protein is encoded by the coding sequence ATGACTGGTCAGTTCGAGGCGACCGTCGAGATCGACCGCTCCATCGAGGAGGTCTTCGCCTTCCTCGCGGATGGCACGAACGACCCCAGGTTCAGCCCCCGCGTACAGAAGATCGAGAAGACGACGGACGGTCCGACCGGCGTCGGCACCGTCTTCGCCAGCACCGTCAAGGACGCCGGTATGACCACGAAGCGGGAGTTCCGGATCACCTCCTTCGAGCCGTCCACCGCGATCCGCTGGACCGAGGTCTCGAAGAACATCGTGACCGCCGGAGAAGGCGGCTACGACCTCTCCGCCACCGCCTCCGGCGGCACCCGCGTACGGATCTTCAACGTCCTCGAAGGCCACGGCCTCGGCAAGCTCCTCGTCGGCTTCGCCCTGAGCGCGGCCCGCAAGGACTCGGACGCCTTCGGGCAGCGCATCAAGGCTGCCGTCGAGGCGTCCTGA
- a CDS encoding N-acetylmuramoyl-L-alanine amidase — MSTPMTADQFVKALKAEGATVVEHAGWRTHNRAGHGDWGPVHGVVIHHTAGTNSLSLCYNGRSDLPGPLCHVHIAKNGTLTMVGNGRANHAGNFAANAVSAMKKGSSNHPRPDVAEPIDGNAITYGVEVENKGNGKDPYPEAQRTAVVRFAAAICRFHGWTAESVIGHKEGTRRKVDPSFNMDDFRDEVALQLKKVIGKPVSKPTKPTTPVKPAKPAKPAKPVKTVKPSVSLAHLIEASKKDPKLAQGKTTHKAEVKVVEDALKAEGLLKGKYVDGAFGTLTVEAYRDWQKKCGYTGDAANGVPGKASLTKLGKKHGFTVKA, encoded by the coding sequence ATGTCCACACCCATGACAGCCGATCAGTTCGTGAAGGCGCTGAAGGCCGAGGGAGCCACCGTCGTCGAGCACGCCGGCTGGCGGACCCACAACAGAGCAGGCCACGGGGACTGGGGGCCGGTGCACGGGGTCGTCATTCACCACACGGCCGGCACCAACAGCCTCAGCCTGTGCTACAACGGCCGCTCCGACCTGCCCGGTCCGCTGTGCCACGTCCACATAGCGAAGAACGGCACGCTGACGATGGTCGGCAACGGGCGCGCCAACCACGCGGGCAACTTCGCCGCGAACGCCGTCTCCGCGATGAAGAAGGGCTCCAGCAACCACCCGCGTCCGGACGTCGCCGAGCCGATCGACGGCAACGCGATCACGTACGGCGTGGAGGTGGAGAACAAGGGGAACGGCAAGGACCCGTACCCGGAGGCGCAGCGCACCGCGGTGGTGCGGTTCGCGGCGGCCATTTGCCGCTTCCATGGCTGGACGGCGGAGTCGGTCATCGGCCACAAGGAGGGCACCCGCCGGAAGGTGGACCCGAGCTTCAACATGGACGACTTCCGTGACGAGGTGGCGCTGCAGCTCAAGAAGGTGATCGGCAAGCCGGTCTCGAAGCCGACGAAGCCCACGACACCGGTGAAGCCTGCCAAGCCCGCGAAGCCGGCCAAACCGGTCAAGACCGTCAAGCCCTCAGTCAGCCTCGCGCACCTCATCGAGGCCTCGAAGAAGGACCCGAAGCTCGCGCAGGGCAAGACCACGCACAAGGCCGAGGTGAAGGTGGTCGAGGACGCGCTCAAGGCGGAGGGGCTGCTGAAGGGGAAGTACGTGGACGGGGCGTTCGGCACCCTCACGGTCGAGGCGTACCGGGACTGGCAGAAGAAGTGCGGCTACACCGGGGACGCCGCCAACGGCGTACCGGGGAAGGCTTCGCTGACCAAGCTGGGCAAGAAGCACGGGTTCACCGTGAAGGCCTGA
- a CDS encoding ABC transporter permease has translation MRRELHAEWTKLRTLPSTGRLLLAVAVLTVAVSALSAAAVSTRLCRSPGGCHEDTVKLGLSGVGLGQAAVVILGVLAMSGEYGTGTIRTTLAAMPRRSTLFAAKAAVVSGSAMAAGALGVLGSLLAARLILPGNGFTPAAGYPPISLADGPTLRAAAGSVLYLGLIALLSLGAATVLRDSAAAITVVLGLLYAFPVITQLVTDPDWHARMQRYAPMTAGLAIQATRNLGRLPIGPWPGLGVLAAYAGAALLAGGVLLRARDA, from the coding sequence GTGAGGCGCGAACTGCACGCCGAGTGGACCAAGTTGCGGACCCTCCCCAGCACGGGCCGGCTGCTGCTCGCGGTCGCCGTGCTGACGGTCGCGGTGAGCGCGCTGTCGGCGGCGGCGGTGTCGACCCGGCTCTGCCGGTCGCCGGGCGGCTGCCACGAGGACACCGTCAAGCTCGGCCTGTCCGGGGTCGGGCTCGGCCAGGCGGCCGTCGTGATCCTCGGCGTGCTGGCGATGAGCGGCGAGTACGGCACCGGCACCATCCGTACGACCCTGGCCGCGATGCCCCGCCGGAGCACCCTGTTCGCCGCCAAGGCGGCCGTCGTCAGCGGCTCGGCGATGGCCGCCGGCGCCCTGGGCGTGCTCGGTTCCCTCCTTGCTGCCCGGCTCATCCTGCCGGGCAACGGCTTCACCCCGGCCGCCGGCTACCCGCCGATCTCCCTCGCCGACGGTCCCACGCTCCGGGCGGCCGCCGGGTCCGTGCTCTACCTCGGGCTGATCGCACTGCTCAGCCTCGGAGCGGCCACCGTGCTGCGCGACTCGGCGGCGGCCATCACGGTCGTCCTCGGGCTGCTCTACGCCTTCCCGGTCATCACCCAGCTCGTCACCGACCCGGACTGGCATGCGCGCATGCAGCGTTACGCCCCGATGACGGCGGGCCTCGCCATCCAGGCGACCCGGAACCTCGGCCGGCTGCCGATCGGCCCGTGGCCGGGGCTGGGCGTACTGGCCGCGTACGCGGGTGCCGCGCTGCTGGCGGGCGGGGTGCTGCTGCGTGCGCGTGACGCGTAA